GGCTCGTCAGTATTATTGTGCCGCCGGTGAAAATGCTCGTACATCCCCGTCATATAGGAAATCCGGGACGGACCACAGTGCGCGCTATTGCCATACGCCCGCGAAAACCGCACCCCCTCGCGCGCCAGGCGATCCATATTCGGCGTCCGAAGCAGGGACTCCCCGGCACAGGACATCGTGCGCGCATTGTGCTGATCGGTCAAAATCCAGAGAATATTCGGTTGTCCAGATGCCATTTATCTCCTCACTTTCGCGTTACCCTCAGCACACCCTCATCGGCATCCACCACCACGTGGTCACCCGTAGCGATCAACTCAAAAGGATCCCGCTCCAGCTCTGTCATCATCGGAATCTCATTGACAATACATCCGAGCGCAGCCAATCCATCCACCTCCACATTGACAAAAGCCGCAGGCGCATTGCCCTCCAACTGTGCCAGATTCAAAACCATAGGCGTACCCGAAGAACCTTTGGTCGAGCGAATAACCAGCACGCGCCCACCCAGAGAAATCCCCTCCAGAGGATGCCCCACGCCAATCACCTTGCCCGTAATTGCATCCACCTCGCCCCAGAACGACAGCGTCGTATCAGCCACCAGTGCCTCTCCCTCTGCATATCCCTTAACCACACCGTGCCCTCTGATATCAATTGTATCAGCCATCTCCGAGCCACCTCCCGGCAACTGCCGCGCGTATGCAAGCATCCGTCTTGGCAATAATCACTTCTGCACCC
The sequence above is drawn from the Gemmatimonadota bacterium genome and encodes:
- a CDS encoding DUF126 domain-containing protein, which produces MADTIDIRGHGVVKGYAEGEALVADTTLSFWGEVDAITGKVIGVGHPLEGISLGGRVLVIRSTKGSSGTPMVLNLAQLEGNAPAAFVNVEVDGLAALGCIVNEIPMMTELERDPFELIATGDHVVVDADEGVLRVTRK